From the genome of Aliarcobacter lanthieri:
TCAATGTAATCTGCGACAACACCTTTAAATTCTTTATTATCAATTTGGCTATATGGTAATATATTTGGAATAGAACACATTTTAATTTCTGAAAGTTTATCTAGAACTTTTTGTTCATCAGATGAAATTTTTATAGTTTCACTATTACCAAAATCAAAGAAATACTTATTAATATCTATATGATTTTCTATTAACCCCATTAAATTATATAAATCATAAATTCTCTGAAACTTCTCTTTTTTTATATCTCCTAATTTAGTATTTTTTACATAAGATAGTTTTTTAAGTTCATTTGCTTCAAAAATCAACTCAGCTTTAGTTAAATTTTGACTATTATATTTTTTAAATATAATATCCACACTCTCTTCTATATTAGAATAAGCATATTCCCAACCTTTTAAAGAAGCTTTTTTAAAATCAATAACTACATCTTTATTGTTTTTTATATAATTTTCACTTGTATATAAGAAATCACTATATAAATCAAATCCATAATCTTTTGGAGAGAAGACATTATATTCTATACCACTCTTTTCTAGCCAATATGGTGCTTTTGAAGTATATGCTGTAATTAGATCTGTTTTTTTATTTATTAAATCATTTATATCATGAGAATGTGTAAAAATATTTATATCACTTATGTCAACTTTATTTGATACTATCATAGCTTTTATAGATACTTCACTAGCATCATCTAATGTTGTCATCATAGTTTTATTTTTAAACTTTGAAATATTATCAATACCAGATTTTTTTGTACTGAGTAATACTAATGGAGAAACTTGAAAAAGTGCACTTAATATTATAATATCTTTGTTTCTTGATTTTTCTACGATTAAATTTTCTCTTCCTATAGCAAAATCAACCTCTTGATTATTTACTTTTTTAGGGACATCTAAGTCCAAAGAAAATGGTAGGATCTCAACATCAATACCTAACTCTTCATAAAAACCTTTTTCTTTTGCAATATAATAACCAGCATATTGAAATTGATCAAACCAAGCTAATTGAAGTGAAACTTTTTTTAAATCTTTGGAATATAGATTTATAGAAAAAATTATAAATATAAGAAAAAATTTAAGATTTAAAGAAAATTTCAATTTTGACCTTTTAGAATCTATACCAAATTTCTTTGGTATAGAAAATTTTTAGTGTAAGAAATGTCTAATACCTGAAAAATATAAAGCCATACCATATTCATTTGCAGCTTCGATAATTTCATCATCACGAATACTACCACCTGGCTCTATTACACATTTAACACCTGCTTTTTGTGCTTCATCAATACTATCTCTAAAAGGGAAAAAAGCTTCACTTGCTAATACTGCTCCAGTAACATCAAGCCCCATATCATTAGCTTTTCTTAAAGCTGCTTTTGAAGCATCAACTCTAGAAGTCATACCCATACCAACAGCAACCATTGCAGAATTTTTTACATAAACTACACAATTTGATTTTGTTAAACTTGCTATTTTATATGCTATTTCCATATCTTTTATTTCTTGCTCTGTTGCACTTCTTTTTGACATAAGTTTTGAATTTTTAACTTCATCATCTAAAACTTTATCAGCATCTTGATATACAAATCCACCATCAACTCGTTTAAAGTCAATTTCATCATTTGATAATTCTAGATATTCTGTCCCTTGCTCAAAAAGTTTAATTCTTTTTTTACCTTCAAAAACAGCTACTGCTTCAGAAGTAAATTTTGCTGCAAAAATAACTTCTAAAAATATTTCATTCATCTTTTCTGCTAACTCTTTATCAACAGTTCCATTAACAGCAACCACTCCACCAAAAGCAGAAACTGGATCACATTTAAGTGCTTCAACGTAAGAATCGAAAAGTGTATCTTTTATTGCAAAACCACATGGATTTCCATGTTTTACTATACAAATTGCTTTATCTTTTCCAAAAGCAGCAGCTATTTTTGCAGCTCCACTAATATCTCCCATGTTGTTGAAACTAGGTTCTCCTTTTACAATTTTAAATTTATTAGAAAATTGTTTATCAAACTCATATAAAGCACCTTTTTGATGAGGATTTTCCCCATATCTTGTATCAAATACTTTACTTCCAACAATAAATTGTTTTGCTCCAAAACCATTATTAAATCTTCTATTCATATAGTTTGCAATCATTGAATCATAACTAGCCGTATGTTCATAAGCTTTTATCATTAAATCTCTTCTAAAATCTACAGTATTTGTATTATTTTTAAGATTATTCAATACTAAATCATAATCAGCAACATCTGTAACAATAATAACTGAATCAAAATTTTTAGCAGCGCTTCTAACCATTGCTGGTCCACCAATATCAATATTTTCAATTATTTCTTCAAAATCATCTGTTTTTTCAATAGTTGCTTTAAATGGATATAAATTTACACAAACTAAATCTATCCCTTCAACACCTAACTCTTTTGCTTGATCTATATGTGATTGTTTATCTCTTCTGTGTAAAATCCCACCATGAATATATGGATTTAGAGTTTTTACTCTTCCTTCAAAACACTCTGGAAACTTTGTAACCTCATTTGCTTCAATAACTGCAACACCTTCTTCTTTTAACTTACTATAAGTCCCACCAGTTGAAATAATTTCATAACCTAATTTTACAAGCTCTTTTGCAAAATTTACGACTCCACTTTTATCACTTACACTAATTAATGCTCTCATACTTTCCCTTATTCTAGTTTTTTAAAGTTTTTATTGATCTTGTTGTATTACTTCTTTAAATCTATTAAAGTAAATTTGACTTAATTTATTTAGTTCTTTGTAAATATCATTTATTATGATTTTATCTCCACCAGTTTTTCCAATAGCAACATAAGAAACACCATTTTTAGAAGCTATTTTTTCAAAAGATTCACAATTTTTTGGGTTTACTTCAACTATTGCTCTACTTAAACTTTCACTAAAAATATCTTTATTATCTTCTAATGATATATTTACTTCAACTCCAATATTTCCAACAACAGCCATTTTTGCTAAAGATATAGCAACTCCTCCAAGATTTATATCTTTTGCAGATTTTAGAAGTTTATTTTGATTTGCTTCAATAACAGTATTCCATAAAGCCAACTCTTTTTCAAAATCAACTTTTGGGTGAATTCCTGCAACTTTTCCATACATTTTTTTAAGATATAAAGATCCACCAAACTCACTATAAGTATCTCCTAAAAGATATAAAACATTTCCATTTTCTTGAATTTTAGAAGGTAATACATTATTTGCATCTTCATTTATTCCAACCATTGCAATTGAAGGAGTTGGAAATACACTAACACCATTTGTTTCATTATACAATGATACATTTCCACCAATAACTGGTGTATTTAGAGTTCTACAAGCATTTTTTATACCTTCACAACTCTCTTTAAATTGCCACATAACTTCTGGATTTGTAGGGTTCCCAAAATTTAAACAATCTGTAATTGCTTTTGGAACTGCTCCACTCATTGCTACATTTCTTCCACTTTCCATAACTGCAGCTGCTGCTCCTAATTGTGGATTTATATAACAAAATCTTGTATTACAATCAGCACTCATACTTAAAGCTCTTCCTGTTTCTTTAACTCTAATTGTAGAACAATCAAGACTTCCTGGTCTTTTTATAGTATTTGTTTGTACCATTGAATCAAATTGACTATAAATCCAAGACTTATCTACAACTTCCATATCAGAGAAAAGTTCATCAAAAGCAATTTGGTTTGAAATTTGTTTATCTAAAGATACATTTGCAATATTTTTTAAATATTCTGGTTCACTTACTGGTCTATCTAAAACTGGTGCTTGTTCTGATACAGGTTGAACTGGAATATTTGCAACTATTTCACCATGCCAAAATAACTCCATATTGCCTGTATTAGTAACTTCACCAATAACAGCAACATCTAATTCCCATTTTTGGAAAATATCAATTATTTGTTGTTCACAACCTTTTTTAGCACAAATTAGCATTCTTTCTTGAGATTCACTTAACATAAAATCATAAGGAGTCATTCCTTCTTCACGTGCTGGAACTTTATCTAAATGCATAATCATTCCAGAACCACTTCTTCCTGCCATTTCAAAAGAAGATGATGTAAGTCCTGCAGCTCCCATATCTTGGATACCAATAATTAAATCTTTTTTAAATAGTTCTAAACAAGCTTCAAGTAATAATTTTTCAGTAAATGGATCTCCTACTTGAACTGTTGGTCTTTTACTTTCACTATCTTCTGTAAAAGATGCAGAACTCATAACAGCTCCACCTAGTCCATCACGTCCAGTTTTACTTCCTACATAAATAACAGGATTCCCTATACCTTCAGCTCGTCCATAAAAAATTTCATCTGATTTTGCTAAACCTAAAGTAAAGGCATTTACAAGATTGTTTCCAGCATAGCACTCTTCAAAAGTTGTTTCTCCTCCAATTGTAGGAACTCCCATACAATTTCCATATCCACCAATTCCTGCAACAACTCCTTTTAATAGATATCTATGCTTTTTTGCAGTTTCACTATTTCCTTCAATTGAAGCAAATCTAATAGAATTCATACTTGCAACTGGTCTAGCACCCATTGTAAATACGTCTCTTAAAATCCCACCAACACCAGTTGCGGCTCCTTGATAAGGTTCTATAAAACTTGGGTGATTATGTGATTCCATTTTAAATACAGCAGCATATCCATCACCTATATCTATAACTCCAGCATTTTCTCCTGGACCTTGAATAACCCATGGGGCAGATGTTGGAAAACCACTTAAATATTTTTTACTTGATTTATATGAGCAGTGTTCGCTCCACATAGCAGAGAAGATACCAATTTCTACGTAGTTTGGTTCTCTTCCTAAAATTTCTTTTATATTTTCAAACTCTTCTAAAGTTAAAGAGTGTGCAAGTGCTATTTCTTGAATATTCATCTCTTTTTTTTGCATTTTTCGCCTTAAATTTGGTTATTGAATTTAAGGCAGATTGTATCTAAAAAAGAGTTAAATTTGCTTTTAATCCTCTGTTAGAATTTGAACTTTATTATTAACTATCTCTAAAAAAAGTTCTTTTTTACCAACAAATTTAACTGTTGGACTAAAATATTCTTCATCCATAATAACTTTATACATTCTTTTACCTAAAGAGTTTGGATATGGAGATATATCTATATTAAATAAATTAATAGTTTTAGACTCATTTTTCTCAAAAATTCTTGTTTTTTGTGTTTTAAAAGAATTAAAATCACTTCTATCAGCTCTTTTGAAATCTTTTGAATAATAAGATAAATATTCATCAATTTTTGAATATTTCCATGCATCTTTCCATTTATATATTGTACTTAAGATTAAAGCAATTTCACTTTTTTTTGCTTTTTGAAAAGATTCATTAGTTGTAAGTAATACTGCTTTTTTATAATCAATATTTTTTTCTAAAGCTTCTAATTTATCATTATCTAAAGCGATACAACCTTGTGTGAATTTTTCTCTTTCACCATTTAATGGCATACCATGAATCCAGATTCCATGCCCTTTTTTATTTAAGCTTTTATCAAAATTATCTGGATAAGCTGTAACCAAAGCAAATGGCCCATAAAATTGATCAAGTCCAGTTCTTTTTTGAACTAACTCATAAGCACCTTCTGGAGTTCTTTTATCTCCTTCAAGAAATTTATCACCCTCTTTTTCTCCAATGATAATATTGTCATTTGACACTTTTTTAAAATCATCTTTATCTTTTTCATATAAAGTTATTTTTTTATTATCTTTTTGAGCAACAATTATATATTTTTTAGTTTCATAAAAACCAAAATCTACATTTTTATTTTCTAGATATTTTTCCCATGTACCAGTATCTTTTAAACTTTTTTCTAACTTATCTTCTACAGCATTGATACCTTTTGTTCTATAAAGTTCAAAAATATCATTTGCGAAAAGGTTTATTGATAGAAAAATTAAAACTAATATTTTTAACAAGTCCCACTCCATTTATCATTTTAAGTTTTATTATTATATAATATTCGTCCTAATTTTTTAATAAAAAGGGATTACTTACTTATGAAAAAAATTTTATTATCTATCATATTTCTCATAAATTTTTTATATTCAGCACAAGTTGAAGAATTATCATGGCCAAAAGGTGAGAACTTTTTAACATTTTTAGAAAAAAACAATATCCCTTTAAAATTGTACTATGACTTAGATAAAGAGGATAAAGAACTTTGTAGTGAAATTCAAACAAATAATAGATTTTATTTATATACAGAAGATGATGGAAGTTTTTCACAAGTTTTAATCCCTGTTTCACTTGATATGCAACTTCATATCTATAAAGATTCATCAAATACTTTTAGATTTCAAACCCTACCTATAAATTATACAGAAAGCTCTGAAATGTTTGCTATACCAATTACAGAATCAATTTCTAGTGATATTCAAAAAGCAACTGGTGATGTAGCAATATCAGCAATTATAAATGCTTTATTTTCTGGAGTTGATTTTAAAAAAATGAAAAAAGGTGATTTTATAGCTGTTGAATATAAACAAAAAACATATCTAGGAAAGCTTCATGGAATGCCAGATATTAAATCTGCTATGGTACAAATAAATGGAAAATCATATTACAGATTTAAAAATGAAAAAGATGATAAATACTATGATGAAAATGGAGTTGGATTTACAAAAACTTACCTTTTTCAAATACCTCTAACATATACAAGAATTTCAAGTCCTTTTACAAACAAAAGGTATCATCCTGTTTTAAAGCGATACAGAGCACATTTAGGAACAGATTTTGCAGCTCCTAAAGGAAGAAATATATATGCTGCGGCTGATGGAAGAGTTGAATTTGTTGGAACACAAGGTGGTTATGGGAAAACTATAATTATAAACCATCAAAATGGATATAAAACTCTTTATGCACATCAAAATGGATTTGCAAAAGGTATTAGATCAGGAATGAATATAAAAAAAGGTACTCATATAGGATATGTTGGAACAACAGGGCTTAGTTCTGGACCACATTTACATTTAGGTATGTATAAAAATGGTGTAGCTATTGATCCTATGAAAGTTTTAAAACAACCTAAGGTAGAAGGACTTGATTCAAAAGACAAACCAATATTCTTAGCAAATGTAAAAAATACTATCTCAAAATTCAATAAAGAAATAGTAAATGAAAATAGAACTACACCTAGAAAACTAGATAGAATTTCAGATAGAAGTACTTTTGATATATTCTAAATTATAAGAAATAGAAAAAATCTATTCCTTATTTTCTAAAAGATGAAGAAACTATTGATAAAAACTCATCTTTTGTTTTTTTATCACTTTTAAATAACCCTCTTAAAGATGAAGTTACTGTTGTTGAACATATTTTTTCAACTCCACGCATTTCCATACACATATGTCTTGCATCAATCATAACTGCAACACCTTTTGGTTTTAAATATTCATTTAAAGCTTCACAAATTTGCTCTGTCATTTGTTCTTGAATTTGAAGTCTTCTTGCGAATACATCTACAACTCTTGGAATTTTACTAAGTCCAACAACTTTTCCGTCTGGAATATAAGCAACATGTGCTTTTCCAATAATAGGCAACATATGATGTTCACAAAAAGAATAAAACTCTATATCTTTTACCACTACCATTTCATCATTTGTAGATGTAAAAAGTGCTTTTTGAATAATCTCTTTTGGATTTTGAGTATATCCACTACACATAAATTCAAAAGCCTTTCTAACTCTTTTTGGAGTATCAAGTAAACCTTCTCTATTTACATCTTCTCCAATATATTCTAAAATATTTTTAATTGAATTTTCAAACTCTAATTCTTTATTCATAATAACTTATTCCTTTTATTTTTTATATCCAACCTTTTTTCTTAAAGATTATCAAAGGTGTAATAGCAGATAGGAGCATAATTCCTATTGAGAAAATATATCCATAATCCCAGTTAAGCTCTGGCATAATATCAAAGTTCATTCCATATATACTAGCAACCAATGTTGGTGGAAGAAAGATAACATTTACAATTGTAAATATTTTAATAACTTTATTTTGTTCTGTATTTAAAAGTCCCACAAAAATATTTTGTAAGTAATCAAGTCTTTCAAAATTAAAATTTGTATGATCAACTAAAGATCTTATATCTTTTATCATAATTTGTAAATCTTCCCTATTTTCAACTACATGTTGAGATTTTAAAAGAGAATTCAATATTCTTTGTTTATCAGTAAGATTTTCTCTAATTTTCATATTTAAATTCTCAAAAGCTGACATCTGTTCTAATATATCTTTTTTATCTATTTCATTATCAAAAGCTTGTTTTCTAATATTCGTAATATCTTTACTAAGATTTTCTATAATATCAGCATCAGCATCAATTCGTATATCTATAATTTGAGAAAATATAGAATATCCAGTTTTATATTCTCTTGGACTTGCAAGAAGTTTCTTAATAGAAGTATTAAAACTTGCTAGTTTTTTATATCTTATGCTTATAAGTAAATCTTCTTGTAATATAAAAGAAACAGTCTCATTAACAGGATCTTTTTTATCATTAATTAAAAAATAACTATTTATTTCAATTCTACTATTTTCTTCCCAGTATCTAGAACTTAATTCTATCTCTTCACTTTCTTGTTTTGTTGGAAACTCTATACTAAATATTTTTTCTACAGCCTTTACTTCTTGTAAAGTAGGAAGAAACATATCTATCCAAATTACACTTTTTCTATCTTCTATATTATCTAAAAAATCTAAGCCTTCTATTACACTTAATCTATTCTCTTTCTTTACATAACAATTAATCAAGACTTCTCCTTTTTATATAATGATATTTCCCATATCCCAAATGGGTGTAAATATTGCAATTACAATGAAAAGAATCAAACACGCCATAAATATTAAAAATATTGGTTGTATCAATAAGATTAAAAAATTTATACTCTCATCAAATCTATTCTTATAAATCTTTTTAATTTCACAAATAGTAAGTTCCAAAGAGTTTGAAACTTCTCCTGTTGTTAAAAGATTTAAAACAATATCATCAAAAATTTTTGATTTACTAAATGAGTAGCTAATAGTTTTTCCATTTTCTAGTAAATTATTGATACTACATATTTTATCCAACAAATATTTATTTTTTAATAAAAGATGAGAAGTTTGAAAAGCCTTGTGAAATTCATATTTTGATTTTTGCATTATATCTATAACTAAAAATAGCTTATAAAGCTCGAAATTCAAGTATATATTACTTATAATTGGTATATTATTTAGTAACATCTTGGTTACAAAAGAACTAAAGCTTTTACTATAATTATAAAAAAGCTTAAACAGTATTATAAGTAAAACTGGTATTAAAATTAATAGTACATAAAATTCTGAAAAAAAGTATTCAAGTTTAAGTAAAATTCTTGTAGCAAGAGGTAAATTACTCTCTATTTGCATAAAGATAGATTTAAAATTTGGTATTACTATTAAAAATATCGATATTATAGAGATAAAAAAACTTAAAGTTAAAAATATTGGATAAGAAATAGCTTTGTAAAAACTTTTTTTTATTAATAAAGACTCATCTAAAAAAGAATATATAGATTCAAAATTTAGATCAATGTTAGAACTATTTTGAGATATATTCAAAAAAGCTTTTATATTTTCA
Proteins encoded in this window:
- the purH gene encoding bifunctional phosphoribosylaminoimidazolecarboxamide formyltransferase/IMP cyclohydrolase, giving the protein MRALISVSDKSGVVNFAKELVKLGYEIISTGGTYSKLKEEGVAVIEANEVTKFPECFEGRVKTLNPYIHGGILHRRDKQSHIDQAKELGVEGIDLVCVNLYPFKATIEKTDDFEEIIENIDIGGPAMVRSAAKNFDSVIIVTDVADYDLVLNNLKNNTNTVDFRRDLMIKAYEHTASYDSMIANYMNRRFNNGFGAKQFIVGSKVFDTRYGENPHQKGALYEFDKQFSNKFKIVKGEPSFNNMGDISGAAKIAAAFGKDKAICIVKHGNPCGFAIKDTLFDSYVEALKCDPVSAFGGVVAVNGTVDKELAEKMNEIFLEVIFAAKFTSEAVAVFEGKKRIKLFEQGTEYLELSNDEIDFKRVDGGFVYQDADKVLDDEVKNSKLMSKRSATEQEIKDMEIAYKIASLTKSNCVVYVKNSAMVAVGMGMTSRVDASKAALRKANDMGLDVTGAVLASEAFFPFRDSIDEAQKAGVKCVIEPGGSIRDDEIIEAANEYGMALYFSGIRHFLH
- the purL gene encoding phosphoribosylformylglycinamidine synthase subunit PurL; this translates as MQKKEMNIQEIALAHSLTLEEFENIKEILGREPNYVEIGIFSAMWSEHCSYKSSKKYLSGFPTSAPWVIQGPGENAGVIDIGDGYAAVFKMESHNHPSFIEPYQGAATGVGGILRDVFTMGARPVASMNSIRFASIEGNSETAKKHRYLLKGVVAGIGGYGNCMGVPTIGGETTFEECYAGNNLVNAFTLGLAKSDEIFYGRAEGIGNPVIYVGSKTGRDGLGGAVMSSASFTEDSESKRPTVQVGDPFTEKLLLEACLELFKKDLIIGIQDMGAAGLTSSSFEMAGRSGSGMIMHLDKVPAREEGMTPYDFMLSESQERMLICAKKGCEQQIIDIFQKWELDVAVIGEVTNTGNMELFWHGEIVANIPVQPVSEQAPVLDRPVSEPEYLKNIANVSLDKQISNQIAFDELFSDMEVVDKSWIYSQFDSMVQTNTIKRPGSLDCSTIRVKETGRALSMSADCNTRFCYINPQLGAAAAVMESGRNVAMSGAVPKAITDCLNFGNPTNPEVMWQFKESCEGIKNACRTLNTPVIGGNVSLYNETNGVSVFPTPSIAMVGINEDANNVLPSKIQENGNVLYLLGDTYSEFGGSLYLKKMYGKVAGIHPKVDFEKELALWNTVIEANQNKLLKSAKDINLGGVAISLAKMAVVGNIGVEVNISLEDNKDIFSESLSRAIVEVNPKNCESFEKIASKNGVSYVAIGKTGGDKIIINDIYKELNKLSQIYFNRFKEVIQQDQ
- a CDS encoding L,D-transpeptidase family protein; amino-acid sequence: MLKILVLIFLSINLFANDIFELYRTKGINAVEDKLEKSLKDTGTWEKYLENKNVDFGFYETKKYIIVAQKDNKKITLYEKDKDDFKKVSNDNIIIGEKEGDKFLEGDKRTPEGAYELVQKRTGLDQFYGPFALVTAYPDNFDKSLNKKGHGIWIHGMPLNGEREKFTQGCIALDNDKLEALEKNIDYKKAVLLTTNESFQKAKKSEIALILSTIYKWKDAWKYSKIDEYLSYYSKDFKRADRSDFNSFKTQKTRIFEKNESKTINLFNIDISPYPNSLGKRMYKVIMDEEYFSPTVKFVGKKELFLEIVNNKVQILTED
- a CDS encoding peptidoglycan DD-metalloendopeptidase family protein; translated protein: MKKILLSIIFLINFLYSAQVEELSWPKGENFLTFLEKNNIPLKLYYDLDKEDKELCSEIQTNNRFYLYTEDDGSFSQVLIPVSLDMQLHIYKDSSNTFRFQTLPINYTESSEMFAIPITESISSDIQKATGDVAISAIINALFSGVDFKKMKKGDFIAVEYKQKTYLGKLHGMPDIKSAMVQINGKSYYRFKNEKDDKYYDENGVGFTKTYLFQIPLTYTRISSPFTNKRYHPVLKRYRAHLGTDFAAPKGRNIYAAADGRVEFVGTQGGYGKTIIINHQNGYKTLYAHQNGFAKGIRSGMNIKKGTHIGYVGTTGLSSGPHLHLGMYKNGVAIDPMKVLKQPKVEGLDSKDKPIFLANVKNTISKFNKEIVNENRTTPRKLDRISDRSTFDIF
- the folE gene encoding GTP cyclohydrolase I FolE — translated: MNKELEFENSIKNILEYIGEDVNREGLLDTPKRVRKAFEFMCSGYTQNPKEIIQKALFTSTNDEMVVVKDIEFYSFCEHHMLPIIGKAHVAYIPDGKVVGLSKIPRVVDVFARRLQIQEQMTEQICEALNEYLKPKGVAVMIDARHMCMEMRGVEKICSTTVTSSLRGLFKSDKKTKDEFLSIVSSSFRK
- the corA gene encoding magnesium/cobalt transporter CorA — translated: MINCYVKKENRLSVIEGLDFLDNIEDRKSVIWIDMFLPTLQEVKAVEKIFSIEFPTKQESEEIELSSRYWEENSRIEINSYFLINDKKDPVNETVSFILQEDLLISIRYKKLASFNTSIKKLLASPREYKTGYSIFSQIIDIRIDADADIIENLSKDITNIRKQAFDNEIDKKDILEQMSAFENLNMKIRENLTDKQRILNSLLKSQHVVENREDLQIMIKDIRSLVDHTNFNFERLDYLQNIFVGLLNTEQNKVIKIFTIVNVIFLPPTLVASIYGMNFDIMPELNWDYGYIFSIGIMLLSAITPLIIFKKKGWI
- a CDS encoding type II secretion system F family protein; this translates as MKKYKIKYQENGEIKSKVVTIIELEKQNISKNILEVIEQKSFSFSKKITINDKSLRNLFYELNLMLKANINISESLEILIKNRKDKNIIEFLQTINYALSNSKPIIKELEKFKIDENIKAFLNISQNSSNIDLNFESIYSFLDESLLIKKSFYKAISYPIFLTLSFFISIISIFLIVIPNFKSIFMQIESNLPLATRILLKLEYFFSEFYVLLILIPVLLIILFKLFYNYSKSFSSFVTKMLLNNIPIISNIYLNFELYKLFLVIDIMQKSKYEFHKAFQTSHLLLKNKYLLDKICSINNLLENGKTISYSFSKSKIFDDIVLNLLTTGEVSNSLELTICEIKKIYKNRFDESINFLILLIQPIFLIFMACLILFIVIAIFTPIWDMGNIII